CTTTGTGGTTTCCTGTATTAATAATTGCTCCAACAGTAGTATTGTCTGCAGTTCTTTTATTTCCGAATAGGTCAGTATCAATCGTTTCAAAATCAAAACCTGAATACACATTACCATTTGCTAATTTTGGCACCATTAATTGCGGTGACACTGCTGTAACGTCCATATTAGTAGTAATTAAACCTTCAGGTTTTACTTCACTTTTATTGTCGCTATTAGTGTAATTACTTTTAAATAAAACACCATCTACCTTATCATAATTTTTAATTGGAAAATCAAAAGGTGTTTGATTGTATAAAACATTGTTAGCAATTACCGTTCTAGTTGGTCTAGCAGAGCGAATTTCGGATTTTGGTAACACGTCACTTTGACTAACATTTGACCCAACACTAAAGTGAAAAGGTGTTTTTGTGTCTATAAAAGAATTATGTGCAATAACAACATCTGTAACTTGATTATAACGATTTAATGGCGATTTAGGAATTCCATTCATTATAGCTAAAGGCGCTCTAAACGTTTCACCTTTAAGGTTATAAAAATAATTATTTGTAATCCAATGTCCTGTATTAATCACTCTAATTCCACCAATAAATTGTGAATTATCATTACCTATAAAAATGTTTCCATCTATTGTAGCATAGTTTCCGTGACGTAAAACTAAAGAGCCTTCGCTTTCAAAAAACACATTATTTTTAAATGTATTATTGTTTGATTTACTAGAGATAATTTCAACTTCACCATTACAACGTTCAAATAAATTATTTTCTACATTGGTATGTGATGGTGTCATAGATGTACCACTGTCTCCTATTTGCATAGTTTCGCCATGTGGACCACCTTTTCTTGGTCTAGGTCCAAAATGATTGTTTATTATTTGATGGTAGTTTTTTACATGTTGGTTACCATCTAATCTTACCATAACGGTTGGACCAAAATTTGATTTTCCGGTTATATAATTATTACTTAACTGATTATGTCTTCCCCAAAATTCTACCCAATGGTCACTAACATCTCTATCTGGTTGTGTAAAAGCATCAATTACACAATTAGTTACTATACTATGGTTAGCAATTAAAGTATCATTAATTTTAAATTGAATAACATTTTCTGAAGGCGTATAACCGTTTTTAAAATGTAGCCCTTCTACTACTAAATAGTCTCCACCAATTTTTAAGTTTGAAATCCCTTCTATACTTACTTTTCCTGGAGTTTCCGCTTTTAGCGTGATTGGCTTATTTGAAGTTCCTTTACCATAAAATTCAATTTCAACATCTTTATATATACCATCTGCTAATACAATGTTATCTCCAGCTTTACTATCCTTAATTGCATTTTGCAATTCTTCAATAGAATTCACCTTAATATTATTAGAAATTTCTGTGTTTCCGCAGGAGACTAATACTATGGTAAGTAGTAAAAATGTTATTATTTTTTTCATCTATATATTGATTAATTTGTTGTTGTTATAATTTTTAATGTATCACGTTTAAACTAAAATATTTAATGTACGCAAAACCGTTTGGGCTGGTAGTACCTAAATAATTTCCAGCTTTAAAGTAGTTATGAAAAGGCCATTTATTTAAACTTACGTCAGTATAAACAAGTGGTTCTTGATTATTTAACTGTACTTCTACTCTACCAGTTGAGGCTAAGATCCTAAAATCAAAAGCTTCAAAGCCAACGTAACCTAAATTGTGTTTAATATCAAACCATGTAGCACTTGAAGTTTCTAGAAGTGCATCACCAGAAGTTGTTTGGTCTATTAATGATTTTTTATGTGACCATATGTAACCATCTTTCCAATATATTTTAATTAAAGGAGGTCCATTATTAGAAGAAAATCCATGAATAGCCATATCCTCTTCGGAAATTATACCATGAATCTGCATTACGATTACCTTATGAAAATTTGCACTAGTATCTGCATCTTCTGAAATAGATACCACTTGCAATCTTCCAATCATTTCGCCTCCATCGTTTAAAGACCAATTTTGCTTAGCATTATTTGGATTGATTAATTCTCTTAGTTCTGTTCTGGAATACAAACTATTTGAGGTTGAAACATCAGGAATAGAATAAAACACTAAGCTATTGTCTGAAGTATCATCATATAAATATGGTTGAATAGCTGTTTCATTTTGATAACCAAAACCTACTAATTGATTTGGTTGAAACTCGTCTGGAGAACCATTATTATTTAAATCGACTGGTAAAGTTAATTTCCAATTTGTAAAGTCTATTATGGGTGTGCTATTTTCAGTATCCAGAATTTGACCAATAGTAGTCGACGTATTGTTATCCTCTGGATTATCAACCGATGAACAAGACATCCATAAACTTAAAAACAAAGCTGTTTTTAATACAAATGCGGTTGAAGAAAAAGCGAATTTCATTATAAAAATATAAAAAATTAGAAATTGGTTTACCAAACTGGTTTACCAAATATAAACGTTTTATATTAATATTAAAATTTTTAACGGTTTTATTAATAAATTGTTAATTATTAGCCTTTAAATTGATTAAACAATAAGTAGTAATAAATTTAAGTTAAATCATATATAATTATAGATTAAAACTAAGTGTAATAATTAAATAGTGTACACTCTTACCTTTTTCTTTTTTAATCTTGTGTTATTAATTGTATCGATAATAATAGTTGCTTTTGTTTTTGGCACAGCTACAAACACACAATCTTGTTTAAGTTCTATAATTCCAATTTCGGATTTATCTAGATTACATTGTTTAAACAACACACCTGCTACATCTCCTTTAGAGATTTTATCTTTACGTCCTCCAGAAATAAATAGTGTAACCCAATCTGTTGTTAAAGTATTAACCGTACCTTTTGGCGTTACTGTATCATCAAATTTAATAAAATCCGGAAGGCGCTCTCCTTCCCATTGTATAACATAAGATGTCCCTTCTGCATTCATACGTGCAGTACGACCATTACGATGTGTAAACTCTTCTGCCTTTAAAGGTAATTGATAGTGAATAATGTAATTTAATTCAGGAATATCTAAACCACGTGCTGCAAGATCTGTGGCGATTATAATTTGATGTGTACCGTTTCTAAATTTAATTAATGCTCGTTCTCTATCAATTTGCTCCATTCCGCCTTGAAAGCAACCATGTCCAATATTATTTTTAGTTAAAAAGTCACTTACAAATTGTATAGTATCTTTATAATTACAAAATATAATACCTGGTTTATTACCTATATCATGTAATAAATCGACTAACGTTTGAAGCTTATTTTTATCTGGAGACAAAACTTGCTTGATTTCTAAATTTGAAACTTTAGTATCAGAATAATCAATAATCAATTCGTTTTCAAGACCTACAAAACGCGGAATTTCCATGTCTTGAGTTGCTGATGTTAGAATCCTCTTTTTAATATGAGGCAAACTAGCTATTATTTCACTCATTTCCTTTTCAAAGCCTACTTCTAAAGACTTATCAAATTCGTCTAAAACAAACGTGTTTATATCATCCACTACAAAGGTTTCACGTCTTAAGTGATCTGCCACACGACCAGGGGTACCTATTAAAATCGCAGGTGTATGTGCTAAGTCGATTTTATCTTTACTAAAATGTCTACCTCCATAAACAGCATTTGCTTTAAAACCGGTTCCCATAGTGCGAATAACCTGTTCTATTTGAATTGCTAATTCTCTTGAAGGTACTAATATTAGTAATTGTACATTTTTACAATCTGTATTTAATGCAGTAATGGTAGGCAATAAAAAGGCTAGTGTTTTACCAGTTCCTGTTGGCGATAATAACACTGTGTTTTCAGCATTTGTAATAGATAACAAAGCTTCTTCCTGCATTGGATTAAGTGCCTTGATATTTAATTTATCTAAAATATCTTGCTGTACTTTTAAATAGCTACTCATGGTTTATTTTTTCTTTTTTTTCTTTACAACCTCTTGTTTATCAACAATGGTATTATTTTCTGCTATGTAATTAGATAATATTTTATCTACTAATTCTTCTTTTGTTAAATGATGAAAAATAGTTTTTACTTTTGCTTTAAAATCTTCTGGAATATCTCTGTTTACCTTAGTTTTAAAGATTTTTTTAGCCCAAAGTAATCCATTATTTTGTTCTATACTTTTAGCATCAGCTTTTTGATATTGTTTGAAATTAATACCTAGTTCTGCTTCAAACTCCGGAATGTCTTGTACCTCGTCTTCTTGAATAACACTTAATGCAAGACCATTTGCTCCTGCTCTGGCTGTACGACCACTTCTATGCACATAAGCATCGTATGTGTCTGGTAAATGATAATTAACTACAAAAGCTAAATCTTTTACATCAATACCACGAGCAGCCAAATCTGTTGCTACAAGTATATTAATGTGACCTTCTCTAAACTGACCCATAATACGATCTCGAATCCCTTGTGTTAAGCTACCATGTATAGCTCCAGAAGAAAATTTATTTATAGCTAGATTTTTAGCTAACTTGTTAACTGCTGCTTTTGTTTTACAAAAAATAATGCCACGCTGACCATCATTGGCGTTTAAAAAGTGCATTAACACATTTAATTTCTCTATTGGCTCAACCACCACATATTGATGATCTATCCCTTGGTGACCAACGGTTTCCATATCAGCTTCAATAGTCAACACTTTTTTAGACAAACTGTTTTGAACCAATTGCTTTATTGTTCCTGGCATAGTTGCAGTAAACAATAACGTTCTTCTGCTTTTTGGTAAAACCTTAATTATAGCATCAAGACCTTCTTTATGTGCACTAACCATTTCATCTGCTTCATCTAAAACAAAATATGAAATCTCTTTTATGTTTATTGCGTTACGCTCTATTAAGTCCGCTAAACGTCCAGGAGTTGCTACAACAATATGAGTGGTTTTTTTAAGTGCTTCGATCTGTGGTTTTATTGGTATACCACCAAAAACACCAGCAATAGACACGCTTAATTTAGAGGAATTAAATGCTTCTAAATTTTTAAATATTTGCTGACCCAACTCTCTTGTTGGAGCTAAAATAACTGCTTGAATATGACTTTTATTACTATCTATTAATTGTAATATTGGCAATCCAAAAGCAGCAGTTTTTCCTGTTCCTGTTTTTGCAATAGCAACAATATCGTCAGTTTGGTTTAGTATTACAGGTATTACTTTTGATTGAATATCTGTTGGTTTTGTAATTTGCAAATCTGCTAAAGTGCTTTGCAATGCTGTATTAATACCTAAACTTAAAAATTGTTGTGACATAAAATATAATTTTATGCAAATATAGTAGAGTTTTATTGGTTTAATAGATTTATGTCAAGCGATTTAGAATCACTTTTAAACAGTTATTTAATTTAATAAATTATATAAATAAAAAAGGGGATAATTTTTCAATTATCCCCTTTTCTCACTATCAACAAACCAAATCAAAAAATCATTTATTCCATTTCTATAATACCAACCACTTCATAAGCTCTGGTACCATCTACTTGTATTTTTTCGTATAATATATTTGCGAATTCGTAATATGTCTCGTCGTTTATAACAACCTTTTCATAATCGTCTGGTAACTCATAAACAATAGTACCAACTTCAGGATCTACCACTTCATATTCATTACCAATTTGAGTATAAAATACACCATAAGCATTGTAATAATTACGATTATTATAACGTACTTTTTTATAATTTACTGGTAAGGTTTTAATCCTGAAACCAACCTTTGGAGCTATTACAATATAACGACCTCTAGACTGTGTATAATACTTATTTTTAGCATAGTAATAGTTTTGTCCTCTATATATTACGACCGTTCTGTTTGGTACAGTTCTAACCGAAACCACTTTACGTTTTGGTGTTTTATAAGTGACCTTAGTGCTAGGCACACGCGCAGCAACAGTGCGCTTAGTAGTCGTTGTTGTGGTTGTAGTAACTCTTTTATTACTTGTAGTTCTTCTTGTTTGTGCTTCTGTTTGTGTTGCAAATGCTACCAGTAATACTGCTGGCAATATGTATGCTTTTATAAATGTTTTCATAATTTAAAGATTTAAAATTCAACTTTATTTTACTATTAATACTAAGACGTTTTTTAGTATTAATAGTTTAAAGGTATTTGAATTAATTCTGTTAAAAAATGAAAATAGACCGTTAGCTAGAATGTATCTACAAAACTGAGATTTTTATAGATGAGATTATTTTGAAGAAACAAAATCTTAACAAATTAATGCAAAGAATTATTATTAATATACTCTAAAAACTTAGGTTTATATTGCTCTGAAACTGTTATACGTTGGTCGTTAATTATAATTTGACTGCGCTCTATTATATCTATATTTTTTAGTGATACTATAAAAGAGCGATGCACACGCATAAATTGTGTTTCTGGCAATTCTTCTTCTAACGACTTTAAACTCATTAACGTTAAAACTGCTTTAGGATTATCTTTTAACCAGATTTTAATGTAGTCTTTTAAACCTTCAAAATATAAAACATCTGCTAGTTTTATGCGAAGTTGTTTGTATTCCGATTTTACAAATAAAAATTCTTTTTCTTCAGATAATACAGACTGCTTCTTCCCTTTTACCAACTCAAACCAAGTAGCTGCTTTATTGGCTGCAGCTAGGAACTCAGCATAATCAAAAGGTTTTAATAAATAATCTATAGCTTCTACTTTAAAACCTTCTAAAGCATAATGATCAAAAGCTGTAGTGAAAATAACACGCGTATCTTTTGGTAACATTTTAGAAAATTCTAGACCTGTTAAATCTGGCATTTGTATGTCTAAAAACAATAAGTCTACAGGATTGTTTTTAATAAACTCCATAGCTTCAATCGCACTACTACACTTTTGTTTTAGATCTAAAAATGGTGTTTTTTCCACATAACTTTCTACTAAATTTAAAGCCATAGGCTCATCGTCTACAATAACACAAGATATTTTATTGTTGCTCATAATTTAATTGGTTTCAATTTCTAATTGTGCATAAAAACGGGAGTCTTTTACAAAGGTTTTAAAACTGTTTTTGCTTGGATACAGTAACTCTAATCGTTTTTTAATATTAGGAAGTCCAATTCCTGAACCGCTTTTATCTTCGGTTTTCTTCGGAAAGTTATGATTTTCAATAGTAAATAAAACCGTTTGATTATCCAAAGTCAGATTAATATCAATAGTACTTGCTTTACTAGCCGAAACGCCATGTTTAAAAGCGTTTTCAATTAATGAAATAAATAATAAAGGTGCAATTTTAATTCCGGTTTCCGCTGATGGAAAACTATAGTTAACCACTGTTTTGTCAGACACACGAAGCTTCATAAGCTCAATATACTTTTTCATAAAATCTATTTCCTTAGTTAAAGCTATAGATTCTTCGCTTGTTTCATATAGCATATAACGCATTAACTTGCTTAAACTATGTATTGATGTTTTGGCTTGTTCTGGTGAAATATCTACCATAGCATAAATATTATTCAACGAGTTGAAAAAGAAATGCGGTTGCAATTGATAATGTAAATGTTGTAATTCAGACTGTAATTTAAAATTAGCAGCTTCCTTACGTTCTGCTTCTGTTTGTACCCAACGTTTTGTGGTTTTTACTGCTATTGAAAACAATAAAGGTGCCATGTAAGATACCATCTGAACGTAAATAAACATCTTAAATGGTGGACCAGAACTATCACTACTACTTGGTCGTTTTTTTGCTATATCCTTAAAAAAAGTATCTTCAACTGTTTCTTTAAAATAAATAAATAACACTATGCAAATCAAGTTAATACCTATAAACCAAATTGTTTTTTTAGTGAATAGAAATTTATCTATTAGTACAAAGTAATTTAAATAAAATAAGACTGCTGATAACGCTAAGGGAATCCAAAAATGAATGACCACTCTATTGATTTCTTGCTCTTGACTATAGGACAATAAGTAAGGCATACTAAACAGTACAAACCAAACTAGAATGTGTGATAATAATGTTATGTTTTTGTTTTTAATCATGAGTTATCTATTCGTAACGTAAAGCGGTTATTGGGTCTAATGCTGAAGCTTTTCTTGCAGGATACCATCCAAAAAAGATACCTGTAATTGCACATACTGCAAATGATATTATTATTGAATACAACGCAACGCTTGTAGGCCAATTTAAGAATTTTTCTATAAAAACTGTAGCTCCAAGTCCTAAGATTACACCAAGTAATCCACCAGTGATGCTAATTAAAATTGCTTCAATTAAAAATTGCATTAAAATATCCGATCCCTTGCCACCAACAGCCATACGTAAACCAATTTCTTTGGTACGCTCTTTTACAGATACATACATGATATTCATAATACCAATACCACCAATTAATAGCGATATACTAGCTACTGCAACTAATAAAATGGTTAACATTTCGCTAGTAGAGCTAAAAGTTGAAATTAATTCTTCCATAGATCGCACACTAAAATCATCATCTTCATTATCTAATAATT
The genomic region above belongs to Olleya sp. Hel_I_94 and contains:
- a CDS encoding chondroitinase-B domain-containing protein → MKKIITFLLLTIVLVSCGNTEISNNIKVNSIEELQNAIKDSKAGDNIVLADGIYKDVEIEFYGKGTSNKPITLKAETPGKVSIEGISNLKIGGDYLVVEGLHFKNGYTPSENVIQFKINDTLIANHSIVTNCVIDAFTQPDRDVSDHWVEFWGRHNQLSNNYITGKSNFGPTVMVRLDGNQHVKNYHQIINNHFGPRPRKGGPHGETMQIGDSGTSMTPSHTNVENNLFERCNGEVEIISSKSNNNTFKNNVFFESEGSLVLRHGNYATIDGNIFIGNDNSQFIGGIRVINTGHWITNNYFYNLKGETFRAPLAIMNGIPKSPLNRYNQVTDVVIAHNSFIDTKTPFHFSVGSNVSQSDVLPKSEIRSARPTRTVIANNVLYNQTPFDFPIKNYDKVDGVLFKSNYTNSDNKSEVKPEGLITTNMDVTAVSPQLMVPKLANGNVYSGFDFETIDTDLFGNKRTADNTTVGAIINTGNHKVLYDKSNYGTNWYNTNKAKTEAKTIKVSTSVQLVEALAKANSGDTISLQPGAYLVNKELPISKLITLKSTDKNNKAEISFTSNITAFSMQPKGVLHIEDLILKGNQSQAAFKTLDKNMSSAYGLWLNNTEVSEFNSVLEVSKGSFADTVSVANSIIKNCKSGIQLNKETNDKGDYNSEFVYVTNNTFSNVDANVLNYYRGGYDESTIGGNLVFKYNTVTNCGQSETENILIKNRGIVNVEFANNTFKNNPVKIVAVLWGEKDQKPENNTITNSGEIKVVQNLKLKLMY
- a CDS encoding polysaccharide lyase family 7 protein gives rise to the protein MKFAFSSTAFVLKTALFLSLWMSCSSVDNPEDNNTSTTIGQILDTENSTPIIDFTNWKLTLPVDLNNNGSPDEFQPNQLVGFGYQNETAIQPYLYDDTSDNSLVFYSIPDVSTSNSLYSRTELRELINPNNAKQNWSLNDGGEMIGRLQVVSISEDADTSANFHKVIVMQIHGIISEEDMAIHGFSSNNGPPLIKIYWKDGYIWSHKKSLIDQTTSGDALLETSSATWFDIKHNLGYVGFEAFDFRILASTGRVEVQLNNQEPLVYTDVSLNKWPFHNYFKAGNYLGTTSPNGFAYIKYFSLNVIH
- a CDS encoding DEAD/DEAH box helicase, whose protein sequence is MSSYLKVQQDILDKLNIKALNPMQEEALLSITNAENTVLLSPTGTGKTLAFLLPTITALNTDCKNVQLLILVPSRELAIQIEQVIRTMGTGFKANAVYGGRHFSKDKIDLAHTPAILIGTPGRVADHLRRETFVVDDINTFVLDEFDKSLEVGFEKEMSEIIASLPHIKKRILTSATQDMEIPRFVGLENELIIDYSDTKVSNLEIKQVLSPDKNKLQTLVDLLHDIGNKPGIIFCNYKDTIQFVSDFLTKNNIGHGCFQGGMEQIDRERALIKFRNGTHQIIIATDLAARGLDIPELNYIIHYQLPLKAEEFTHRNGRTARMNAEGTSYVIQWEGERLPDFIKFDDTVTPKGTVNTLTTDWVTLFISGGRKDKISKGDVAGVLFKQCNLDKSEIGIIELKQDCVFVAVPKTKATIIIDTINNTRLKKKKVRVYTI
- a CDS encoding DEAD/DEAH box helicase, giving the protein MSQQFLSLGINTALQSTLADLQITKPTDIQSKVIPVILNQTDDIVAIAKTGTGKTAAFGLPILQLIDSNKSHIQAVILAPTRELGQQIFKNLEAFNSSKLSVSIAGVFGGIPIKPQIEALKKTTHIVVATPGRLADLIERNAINIKEISYFVLDEADEMVSAHKEGLDAIIKVLPKSRRTLLFTATMPGTIKQLVQNSLSKKVLTIEADMETVGHQGIDHQYVVVEPIEKLNVLMHFLNANDGQRGIIFCKTKAAVNKLAKNLAINKFSSGAIHGSLTQGIRDRIMGQFREGHINILVATDLAARGIDVKDLAFVVNYHLPDTYDAYVHRSGRTARAGANGLALSVIQEDEVQDIPEFEAELGINFKQYQKADAKSIEQNNGLLWAKKIFKTKVNRDIPEDFKAKVKTIFHHLTKEELVDKILSNYIAENNTIVDKQEVVKKKKKK
- a CDS encoding DUF6515 family protein, with product MKTFIKAYILPAVLLVAFATQTEAQTRRTTSNKRVTTTTTTTTKRTVAARVPSTKVTYKTPKRKVVSVRTVPNRTVVIYRGQNYYYAKNKYYTQSRGRYIVIAPKVGFRIKTLPVNYKKVRYNNRNYYNAYGVFYTQIGNEYEVVDPEVGTIVYELPDDYEKVVINDETYYEFANILYEKIQVDGTRAYEVVGIIEME
- a CDS encoding LytR/AlgR family response regulator transcription factor, whose protein sequence is MSNNKISCVIVDDEPMALNLVESYVEKTPFLDLKQKCSSAIEAMEFIKNNPVDLLFLDIQMPDLTGLEFSKMLPKDTRVIFTTAFDHYALEGFKVEAIDYLLKPFDYAEFLAAANKAATWFELVKGKKQSVLSEEKEFLFVKSEYKQLRIKLADVLYFEGLKDYIKIWLKDNPKAVLTLMSLKSLEEELPETQFMRVHRSFIVSLKNIDIIERSQIIINDQRITVSEQYKPKFLEYINNNSLH
- a CDS encoding sensor histidine kinase — encoded protein: MIKNKNITLLSHILVWFVLFSMPYLLSYSQEQEINRVVIHFWIPLALSAVLFYLNYFVLIDKFLFTKKTIWFIGINLICIVLFIYFKETVEDTFFKDIAKKRPSSSDSSGPPFKMFIYVQMVSYMAPLLFSIAVKTTKRWVQTEAERKEAANFKLQSELQHLHYQLQPHFFFNSLNNIYAMVDISPEQAKTSIHSLSKLMRYMLYETSEESIALTKEIDFMKKYIELMKLRVSDKTVVNYSFPSAETGIKIAPLLFISLIENAFKHGVSASKASTIDINLTLDNQTVLFTIENHNFPKKTEDKSGSGIGLPNIKKRLELLYPSKNSFKTFVKDSRFYAQLEIETN